CGTCGATGCAATCAAGTGGGGCACATTTCGTGGTGCAGATCTTTTAGCCTCATGTAATCCTGAACTGCTGCCGCAATCGCTTCGTTCGAAACATATCATGCCCACTGCCGAAAGTGTCTATTTGACACAAGATCAAACTGGTCGACTTCGCTTTACGGATTCGGAACCGACTGCGCTCAAGCCAGGAGAATCACAACCCGTAAAACTCGACAAACCGATGCAGCAATTCAACGCCGTCGGCACTGTCAGCGACATTATGCGCAATCCAAACCTTCCACAGTATATTGAAAACATCCATGACAAAACAGCAATCGCAAAGGCGATGCTTCACTTCAAGACGCCAGTGCGATACTTCGATAGCGGCGCAGACAATATTACCTTCGAAATGCCAGACAGAAGCATCCTCAAGGTTACAGATCGGGGATGGGATCCGAGCTGGGGGAGCCGAGAAATCTGGACAAAGAACGGTCCAAAACTGACAGATGCACTCATTTTGCGCAAACCGCAGACAATCGAGTTACCGGATACTTCGGTGACTTACTTCGTTCAAAAGCGATTGGTCAGCCCGGTCACTACAGCGCAATTGCGTTCGTTTGACCGACTGATTGAAGAAGACGGCACTTTCAAATTCTGGGACAATGACTTCGGCGAACACGGTCGCAGGCAAGTGGGAATGGATCCCCAAACTCATGAATTGTTCTTAATTGACTATGATGCAATGCGGCTGCCACATCAGGTTCCGAAATACGCAGCAGAGTCGCAGGAAACTCTCATCGATCGTATTTTAGATCGCTACGACGAATAATGAATTGGCTGGACACAAAACTCTCCAAAAGAAATTGACACGGCATGGATTGGCAAGAGAATTCGAAATTCTGGAATGAAAATGCCGAGGTCTGGACATACCTGGCCAGGCGAGGGCGCGACGTTACCAGAGACAATCTCAACACACCCGCATTTTTAGCCATGTTGCCCGATGTGAGCGGACTACGGGGATTAGACATGGGTTGCGGCGAAGCCAACAACACTCGACTTGTAGCCCAGCGCGGCGCCACCATGGCCGGTATCGATTCATCTGAGGTATTTATACAACATTGCATCGAAGCAGAAAAGGAAAACCCACTGGGAATCCAATTCAGTATCGCCAGTGGTGACCAATTGCCATTTGAAGATAATTGTTTCGACTTCGTCATGGCGACAATGTTTCTAATGGATGTTCCTGAGCCGCTAAAATGCATTCGCGAAGCTTTTCGGGTGCTCAAGAGTGGTGGCTTTTTCCAGTTTTCGATCACACATCCTTGCTTTCAAACGCGTCGCTGGCAGTGGGTTAAGGAGAACACGAAGAAAGTCGGCGTTGTTTGCGGTGACTATTTCCAGGGAGTTCAAGGAGAAATTCATACCTGGACGTTTACACATTCATCCGAAATCGAGAAACGGGAATTAGCAGATTTCAAAGTTCCGACTTACTACTTTACTCTCAGCGATTGGCTCAACTGGCTGATTGAGACCGGTTTCACCATGGAGAGATTTCTTGAGCCTACTGTAGATGCAGACACAATTGCCAAGTTTCCCGGTCTAGACGGGTGGGACAAAATAGCAGGATACCTGCATGTTCGTTGCCGGAAGCCATAACCTTTTACTTGCTCGCCTTCAACATAAGAGCGCTCTCTTTTGTTTTACCGGCAGCTTTCAAAATGGTGCTGTAGTCCTTCAAAACTGGCTTCCAGTAGGTCTCAGGCAGTGCAATTCGATCAACAGACCAGGCCTCGATCCACTTTCCGGGGGCAGTCGTTTTATCACCTTCCAGGCCTTCTAAATAACAAAGTTCCTGACTGGCATCCAGACAGAGCTGCAAACGCTGAGCCGCCTGTTGTGGCTTATGAGCGGCTAAAAGTGCAAACGCCTGTTTGCGCCCACCATCAAGAATTGCTTTGACGTTTTCGACAGTTATGTAGTTGTCCGGATAAAAAATTGCGTGCTCTTCATTGGCAAAAGCTTCGAGTTGCGCATGAGTGCCGGTCAGAGCAATCTTCGTGAGCTGATCGACCTGCTCCTGAGAATCGTCCCCATCCTTTTTCCCCACAAAGACTACTTTGGAGCCATCCCAGGTAAAAGTTTGTCTGGTGTAGGCAGCGCTTCCGGGATACTGAGAGATTACATCGATGCGCCCATTGCGACCAATAACGTCTGTTTTCGCTTCATTGATTTGCACCTTGAGAGGCATCGGCTTCTTCCAGACAACTTTTTCACCATTAAGACCTTCGAGCCATGCTTTCTGAGGAGCATCGCCAACAGCATCTGCAAAATAAACACTGAGCTTGTGAGCCCCATTCTTCTTAAGCGAGTTCGCTGTAATGACATCAGAGGTAGTATCAGCCAACGCGGGCATCTCTGCGCCCGCTGCACAAACAAATAGAATAGAGAGAAACGCCAATTTCGTCTTCAAGACAATAACCTCAAATTTGCGACCGAACATATAACGCCAGGCATTTGAAAAATAGAAGTAGCGATTGCCGTCTAATCAACAGTTAATCCACTGTCGTCTTTTTCGGTTCACGGTTCAATTGGCTACTTGGTAATTGCTGCGGCGTTCTTTGAAAGAATTGCGTCAGCGCACTGACGAATGTGATTGGCCGATTCCTGACGATGCGTTTCTTCCAGGAGTTTGGCATAACACTCGAGCATTTGTCCGACCACAGTGGCCTCAGCGCCAAGAGCCTTGGTTTGTCCGTCGATAGCGCGCAGGTAATAAATCTCCGACTCGTCATACTTTTGCTTGCGTCGCAAAATTTCAGCAAGATAGAAAAAGCATGTAGCGATGTCTGTGTCGACGACGGCGTGAGACGGCTCCAGCAGTCCGATCAAACGCTTGAGCAGAAGTTCGGCGGCGGAATAATTATTCTCGAGATAACGAGACTGCGCCAAATTTTTCAGGCAAATCAACAACTCCTGATTATTCTGAGGAGACTCACTCTGACGTATCGACAGCAGCCGTTCCCAGAGTACTGAAGCCTGCGCATACTGACTGGCATGAGAATAATGGTGAGCCAGTTTTTGCAACGTCACTGCATTATCCGGATGCGACGGAGGCAAACGTTTCTCATAAATGGCCAGGGCGTCCTTGTAGAGTTCCTCAGCCTTATCCGGCTCGCCGTCAGCTTCATGCACGTCGGCTAGTTCTACCATCGTTACTGCGACAACAGGATGGCGCTCGCCGAGGATGCGTGTCTTTATCGACAGGATACGTTTGTAGAGGTTCTTCGCCTCTGAGTATTTTTCTCTAGCCGCGTTGAATTTAGCCAGGCTGGACATGCGTTGCAATACTTCCGCATCGCTAGGTTCGATAGATTTTTCTTCCAGCTCGAGCAGTCTCAATTCCAAATTGGCCACAGCTTTCTTATCATTCAGCTCGGTGCAAACTTGCATGAGATTGCGGATAACTTCGCTCAACTCAGCGCTGTTTTTGCCCAGACTACCCTCCAGAATCGCCAGTGCTTGTTCCCACAAGAAGCGCGACTGCTGGTACTTTCCCTGGTCCTGGTAAAGTTTGGCCAGATTGCTGAGACCGATTCCAACCTCGGAATGTTTAAAGCCAACTGCTTTCTCTAAAATTATCAAAGAGCGCTTATACGCTTTCTCAGCCTCTTCATATTGTTTCTGACCGGCATAGACAAGCCCCAAATTGGCCAGGCTGGCTGCCACCTCAGGGTGCTCAGCACCAAGCGCATACATATAAACGTTGTGCAGGCGCTTGCAAAGCGGTTCCGCCTCGGCGTAACGCTCCTGAAAGAAATAAAGTGCCGATAGATTATTCAAACTGGCAACGATGTCTTCATGCAGGCTCGGCAACAGCCGCTCTCGAATCGTCAGAGAGCGGTCGTAAAGAGGTTCCGCCTTATCGTACTTGCCCTGCTCAAAATAAATCTCAGCCAGATTGTCCAGGACATTTGCGATTTCGAGCTCATCGCCAGTGTCTTCGACCTCTCTCAGAGCAGCATGCATGAAGTTCTCGGCCTCACTGTAGCGCCCCTCTTGGAACGCTTCAGCGCCTAGTTCCGCAAAACTTTTCTGGCTGTCATTCATATGTTGTTGTCTAAACGGCGGAAAGATAATTGATAACTGCCCATTTAACGGCTCGAAGTATCTTAATTTTGGGGGTTCTGAGGAGAGTTATTTTAGGGCAAATTCGGGGCATGAGCATTGTGACGCGAACCAAATTATCACGAAGAATCGAAAGATTCTGACAGGCTTACTAATTGAAAGCAATCATATCTTCGTTATCCAGGTGCTCACGGCGCCTCCCCTTACCCATCGAACGAAGAATTGAATGAGAGCAGCAGGCGATGAGCACCGCTATTAACGTACTAATCATCGACCACAATCCCGATGACGCACGGGTGCTACAGCAGCTTTTAAACAGCAGCGAAGTAGGCAAATTTGTCGTCGAGTGCATCCACAACCTTCAAGACGGACTGCAGCGCTTGAAGAAAGGCGGCGTGGACGTGCTCTTGCTTGATTTATCCATGCACGAAAGCCAGGGCCTGAATACATTTTTGACGGTGCGCAAAGAGACCGATAATATTCCCATTGTCGTGCTCACAGGACTCGATGAGCATGCTGTCGCTTTAGAAGCCGTCAAACTGGGCGCTCAAGACTACCTGGTTAAGCGAGATCTCAACTCCAACTGGCTCAGCCGAGCGCTGCTTTATTCGATTGAACGATTCACCGCCAACACTGAAATCAAGAAGCTGAATGAAGAGCTCGTAAAAGCTCGTGACGAAGCCCTGGCAGCGGCACGATTCAAAGCCGAATTTCTAGCCAATATGAGCCACGAAATTCGAACCCCCATGAACGCTGTCATCGGCATGAGCGACTTGTTACGGCGCACCAGCTTGAACGCCGAGCAAAGCAAGTTTGTCGAGGTGATTAAAAGTGCGGGGGGTGCACTGCTCAATGTCGTCAACGACATTTTGCTCTTCTCGAAGATGGAAGCAGGACGATTTCCCCTCGAAAGCACTGAAGTGAACGTACTCGAGTTAATCGAGGGAGTAGCCGAAATCCTTGGCGGACCGGCGCGTCTCAAAGATATTTCCTTGATTACCTTTGTCGAACCGACAGTTTCAAAAGTAATCATAGGAGACCCGACCAGACTGCGGCAGATCCTGCTCAATCTTGGCAGCAATGCCGTGAAATTCACAGACCACGGCTATGTTCTGATCAGTGTCTACAATGAACCAAATGCGGAAAACACACTCAGATTCGCCATTGAAGACAGCGGCTCAGGGCTCGCACCCGACACCATGCAAAAATTATTCAAGCCGTTTTCTCAGGGCATGGATAAAGCCGCCACTACAAATGGTGGCACTGGATTAGGGTTGGCGATTTCGAAGCTGATGGTCGAACTGATGGGTGGGGAAATTGGAGTAACCAGCGCCAAGGGCAAGGGCTCGACATTCTGGTTCAAGCTACCGGTCACTTTGAGCGAAAATCAACCCAAAGAAACCTTCAATCCAACTGGCCGGATTCTTGCCGTTAACTTCACGCATAGGGAATTGGAGCATCTGCGAAAATTCACCACACATTACGGTATGGGATTTGGCAGCGCCGCAGATGCAAAAGAAGCAATCTTGGAAGTCGAGCGCGCTCGAAAGAACGGCAGCATCTACGATTTTGCACTGATCAATGTTGATCCGAACAATCTCGATCGAACCACTGTGCCTTCAGACCTGGCAAAACTCGTCAATCAGCTCGAACTCTTCGGCATATTGCTAACCAACTTCGACCAGGCCGCCCTCGGCGAAGATGCACTGAAAGCCGGATTCTCCGCCTATTTAACTCGCCCACTCAAACAAACACAGTTGCTTCAATGCCTCGATGATCTTT
This is a stretch of genomic DNA from Candidatus Melainabacteria bacterium. It encodes these proteins:
- a CDS encoding class I SAM-dependent methyltransferase — its product is MDWQENSKFWNENAEVWTYLARRGRDVTRDNLNTPAFLAMLPDVSGLRGLDMGCGEANNTRLVAQRGATMAGIDSSEVFIQHCIEAEKENPLGIQFSIASGDQLPFEDNCFDFVMATMFLMDVPEPLKCIREAFRVLKSGGFFQFSITHPCFQTRRWQWVKENTKKVGVVCGDYFQGVQGEIHTWTFTHSSEIEKRELADFKVPTYYFTLSDWLNWLIETGFTMERFLEPTVDADTIAKFPGLDGWDKIAGYLHVRCRKP
- a CDS encoding tetratricopeptide repeat protein, coding for MNDSQKSFAELGAEAFQEGRYSEAENFMHAALREVEDTGDELEIANVLDNLAEIYFEQGKYDKAEPLYDRSLTIRERLLPSLHEDIVASLNNLSALYFFQERYAEAEPLCKRLHNVYMYALGAEHPEVAASLANLGLVYAGQKQYEEAEKAYKRSLIILEKAVGFKHSEVGIGLSNLAKLYQDQGKYQQSRFLWEQALAILEGSLGKNSAELSEVIRNLMQVCTELNDKKAVANLELRLLELEEKSIEPSDAEVLQRMSSLAKFNAAREKYSEAKNLYKRILSIKTRILGERHPVVAVTMVELADVHEADGEPDKAEELYKDALAIYEKRLPPSHPDNAVTLQKLAHHYSHASQYAQASVLWERLLSIRQSESPQNNQELLICLKNLAQSRYLENNYSAAELLLKRLIGLLEPSHAVVDTDIATCFFYLAEILRRKQKYDESEIYYLRAIDGQTKALGAEATVVGQMLECYAKLLEETHRQESANHIRQCADAILSKNAAAITK
- a CDS encoding hybrid sensor histidine kinase/response regulator; this encodes MSTAINVLIIDHNPDDARVLQQLLNSSEVGKFVVECIHNLQDGLQRLKKGGVDVLLLDLSMHESQGLNTFLTVRKETDNIPIVVLTGLDEHAVALEAVKLGAQDYLVKRDLNSNWLSRALLYSIERFTANTEIKKLNEELVKARDEALAAARFKAEFLANMSHEIRTPMNAVIGMSDLLRRTSLNAEQSKFVEVIKSAGGALLNVVNDILLFSKMEAGRFPLESTEVNVLELIEGVAEILGGPARLKDISLITFVEPTVSKVIIGDPTRLRQILLNLGSNAVKFTDHGYVLISVYNEPNAENTLRFAIEDSGSGLAPDTMQKLFKPFSQGMDKAATTNGGTGLGLAISKLMVELMGGEIGVTSAKGKGSTFWFKLPVTLSENQPKETFNPTGRILAVNFTHRELEHLRKFTTHYGMGFGSAADAKEAILEVERARKNGSIYDFALINVDPNNLDRTTVPSDLAKLVNQLELFGILLTNFDQAALGEDALKAGFSAYLTRPLKQTQLLQCLDDLSNGKKLSPFSRGPGDGKKEQSLDPTLRVLIVEDNPINQEVANLQLKKLGLSALICSNGKEAVDLVKKQEFDVILMDCQMPVMDGFEATRQIRALGDQLKTTPIILAMTANAMEGDREECLAMGMDEYVAKPVTIDGLLHLLSKLLPDRLVDFKTHDIRFQLERSSRSTNLISEDATKVPQPSAQSSEKALDTEMLTANFGWESACRLLTMFAEGTPAILDKLDKAIAAADSAQAKANSHELKGYCSTISMHEMATLSKQIGDETRAQNWSEARKLFEKLVAAFDKVRQEIESTIMISTTSNT